The genomic DNA CCAAATCTCGCGGTACGTTCATCAAAGCCAGCACCTGGCTGAACCACTTCGACGCGGACAGCCTGCGTTATTACTACACGGCGAAGCTCTCTTCCCGCATCGACGATATCGACCTGAACCTGGAAGATTTCGTGCAGCGCGTGAACGCCGACATCGTCAACAAAGTCGTCAACCTGGCTTCCCGTAACGCGGGCTTTATCGCCAAGCGTTTCGACGGCGTGCTGTCTGCCGAACTGGCCGATCCTGAGCTGTACAAAACCTTCACCGACGCCGCCGCGGCGGTTGGCGAAGCCTGGGAAAGCCGTGAGTTCGGTAAAGCGATTCGTGAAATCATGGCGCTGGCTGACGTGGCTAACCGCTACGTTGACGAGCAGGCACCGTGGGTTGTCGCGAAACAGGAAGGCCGCGACGCCGACCTGCAGGCGATCTGCACCATGGGCCTGAACATGTTCCGCGTGCTGATGACCTGGCTGAAGCCGGTACTGCCACAGCTGGCCTCCCGCGCTGAAGCGTTCCTCAACACCGAGCTGACCTGGGATGCTATCCAGCAGCCGCTGCTCGGTCACAAGGTGAATACCTTCAAGGCGCTGTACAACCGCATCGAGATGAAGCAGGTAGAATCCCTGGTGGAAGCGTCTAAAGAAGAGGTGAAGGCTGCCGCTGCGCCGGTGACCGGCCCGCTGGCAGACGATCCGATTCAGGAGACCATTACCTTTGATGATTTCGCCAAAGTCGATCTGCGTGTCGCGCTGATTGAAAACGCGGAATTTGTCGAAGGCTCGGACAAACTGCTGCGCCTGACGCTGGATCTGGGCGGTGAGAAGCGTAACGTCTTCTCCGGAATCCGTTCTGCCTATCCTGATCCGCAGGTGCTGATTGGTCGTCAGACCGTGATGGTCGCCAACCTGGCACCGCGCAAAATGCGCTTCGGCATCTCGGAAGGCATGGTGATGGCGGCAGGTCCTGGCGGGAAAGATATCTTCCTGTTAAGCCCTGATGAAGGCGCCAAACCAGGTCAGCAGGTGAAATAATAAAAAAGCCGGAGATAATCTCCGGCTTTTTTTTGCCTCTTCATCCTTCACGCCCTGGTACCACTCACGGCTTAGCGTGATGCACCCGGTGAGTCAGTCCGCGTAAAAAATAACGCAAAAACTGGTCGCCGCACTCGCGGTAGTTCTTATGGTCCGGCGCACGCATCATGGCGGTGATCTCCGGCATCGACACGCGGTGCTTCTGCTCTGTCATAATCGCCAGAATGTCGTCTGTTTTCAGTGAAAACGCGATACGCAGCTTTTTCAGCACCGTGTTGTTATTCACCCGACGCTCAAGCGCCAGTTCTGGTGCTGAGTCATCTTTCCCGCGCTTGTCGTAGATGAGGCCGTTCAGGAAGCCAGACAGGATAATGTCAGGGCAGCGAACAAACCCCTCTTCATCCTCTTTTGTCATCCAGGTGTCGAAACCGGCAGAGGTGGACTCCATGCCAGCAAGCGCAAGAATGCGCACCATATCATTATTGTTTGCTTTCAGGGTGTAGCGCAGGCTACGGAGAATATCATTACTGAGCATGGGTGCCTTTAACTTAACTGTCGATGATGCAATGGGGCGCAGTGTACCAGTTTTACAGGCCGATCGCCTCTTTCAAACTCTTAAGGTAGCGGCGACTGACGGGGACGGTTTGCCCGGCACGCAGCACCAGCTCTGCCTGTCCGTTGTCTTCCAGCCGGATCTCTTTCAGGTGCGCCATGTTCACCAGATACTGGCGATGGCAACGAACGAGCGGCGTTCGGCTCTCCAGCGTCCGCAGCGTCAGCTCGGTAAAGCCTTCGTTCCCCTCCGCGCTGGTAACAAATACGCCGCTCAAACGGCTGCTGACAAACGCCACATCGTCCATCTGCAGAAGGTAAATCCGACTGTGGCCGGTGCAGGGGATAAATTTCAGCGGCTGCTGGTTTTCCGGCAACAGCGTGACATCCTGCACGGTGCGCTCCTGGCGCAAACGGCTGAGGGTCTTTTCAAGACGCTTCTCTTCAATCGGTTTCAGTAAATAATCGAATGCGTGCTCCTCAAAGGCTTTGACGGCGTACTCATCGAAGGCGGTCAAAAACACAATGTAGGGGCGATGCTCCGGGTCGAGCATTCCGACCATCTCCAGTCCGCTAATTCGGGGCATCTGAATGTCGAGGAACAGCACGTCCGGGCGCAGTTTGTGCACGGCGCCAATAGCCTCAATGGCGTTTGCGCACTCCCCCACAATCTCAATGTCAGGCTGCTCCTGCAACAGAACGCGCAGGTTTTCCCGTGCTAACGGCTCATCATCCACAATCAGCACTCTTAGCATGCGTTTTCCTCCAGCGGCAGTCGTAACGTAATACGGGTGAATCGGTCGGGCTCACAGGCAACGGTAATGCCACAGTCATCACCAAAGTGCGCGCGCAGGCGTTTATCCACCAGGCTCATCCCTAATCCGCCTGAGGTGGAAGGCACGTAAAGCCCGGCGTTATCTTCAATATCCAGCACCAGATGATGGTTAAAGCGGCTGGCGGAAATGGTGATCTCCCCAATCCCCAACAGCTGTGACGTACCGTGTTTAATGGCGTTTTCCACAATAGGCTGCAGGGTAAAGGCCGGAAGATGCTGATACGCCAGCTCATCCGGGACGGATAACGACACCTGCAGACGAGTCTGGAAGCGGGCCTGCTCAATCTGCAGGTAGGCATTAACATGTTCTATTTCATCGGCCAGGGTCACAATCTCGGACGGACGCTTAAGGTTCTTACGGAAAAACGTCGACAGGAACTGAACCAGCTGCGCAGCCTGATCGCTGTCGCGGCGGATCACCGCTTTGAGCGTATTAAGCGCATTGAACAGGAAATGCGGATTCACCTGAGCGTGCAGGAGTTTAATTTCGGATTGCGTCAGCAACGCTTTCTGACGCTCATACTGCCCGGCGAGGATCTGCGCGGAGAGCAGCTGAGCGATGCCCTCTCCCAGCGTACGGTTGATAGAGCTGAACAGACGGTTTTTCGCTTCATAAAGCTTGATGGTGCCCATTACCCGCTGGTTTTCCCCGCGCAGCGGAATGACCAGCGTGGAGCCCAGTTTGCACTGCGGGTGCAGCGAACAACGGTAAGGAACTTCGTTGCCGTCGGCATACACCACTTCGCCGGTTTCAATGGCGCGCAGCGTATAGGCGGAGGAGATCGGTTTCCCGGGGAGATGGTGGTCGTCGCCCGTGCCGGTAAAAGCCAGCAACCGTTCACGGTCGGTTATCGCCACCGCGCCGATATCCAGCTCCTTATAAAGCACCTGCGCCACCTTCATGCTGTTCTCTTCGTTAAAGCCCTGACGCAGGATCCCCTCCGTCGAGGCGGCGACCTTCAGGGCCGTCGCGGAAAACGCCGAGGTGTACTTCTCAAACATGGCGCGCTTGTCGAGCAAAATACGCATAAACAGCGCAGCACCCACGGTATTCGTCACCATCATCGGGGCGGCGATATTGCTCACCAGATGGAGCGCATCTTCAAACGGTCGGGCAATCAGCAAGATGATGGCCATTTGCGCCATTTCAGCGACAAAGGTGATCGCCCCGGCGGTGAGCGGGCTAAAGACTTTATCCGGACGACCGCGCTTAATCATATAGCTGTGAACCAGGCCGCCGAGCAGCCCTTCGACGATCGTTGAGATCATACAGCTCAGCGCCGTCATGCCACCCATCGAATACCGATGCAGGCCACCGGTTAACCCGACCAGCCCACCGACCACTGGGCCGCCAAGAAGCCCGCCCATCACGGCACCGATGGCTCGCGTATTGGCAATGGAGTCTTCGATATGGAGACCAAAATAGGTTCCCATAATGCAGAAAATCGAGAAGGTCACGTAGCAGAGCAGCTTGTGCGGCAGGCGTACGGTAACTTGCATCAGCGGAATGAACAGACGCGTTTTACTCATCAACCAGGCGATGACAAGAAACACACACATCTGCTGAAGCAACAGCAGCACCAGATTAAACTCGTACATACTCAAAACCGCACACCCTCAAAACGCGTAACATACACTGCTGGCGGTAAACTTTCTTTGAAGCGCGGCAAAAAAGCTGCAATTCGTGCCCGGCATCACACCTTTTGCCGAACCTAACGCCTGCTTCGCATTATTCGTGCAAAAAACAACCATTTCTTCCTGGTTCAGTAAACAGGGACTACAGTTAAGCTGGGGACGCGTAAGCCAGGGGGCGAATATGGCGCTTTACACAATCGGTGAAGTGGCACTCCTTTGTGATATCAATCCCGTCACGCTACGGGCATGGCAGCGACGGTATGGATTACTCAAACCGCAGAGAACGGACGGAGGCCATCGTCTCTTCAACGATGCCGATATCGACCGGATCCGCGAGATCAAAAGCTGGATCGATAACGGTGTGCAGGTTGGCAAAGTGAAATCCCTGCTCAGCCATGACGATCCTGATACGCAGCTTCTCTGGCGCGAACAACAGGAAACGTTGCTGCGCCTTCTGCAGGCGGGCAATCTGCAGCGCCTGCGCGCATGGATAAAAGAGCAAGGGCGCGATTATCCCGCGCAAACGCTGATCACGCATCTTTTCATCCCGCTCCGTCGACGCCTGCAGTGCCAGCAGACCACCCTGCAGGCGCTGCTGAGTATGCTCGACGGCGTCCTGATCAACTATATTGCCGTCTGCCTTGCCTCGGCGAAGAACAAGCACGGAAAAGACGCGCTGGTGGTCGGCTGGAACGTGCACGATACTACTCGTCTGTGGCTGGAGGCCTGGATTGCCACCCAGAATGGCTGGCGCGTTGACGTCCTTGTGCACTCGCTGGCGCAATTTCGCCCTGAATTGTTCGACGGCCAGACCCTGCTGGTCTGGTGCGGAGAAGTGCCTTCCGCCTCGCAGCAACAGCTGATGACGGAATGGCGTGAACATGGTTACCCGGTTTACTCGCTTGGCCCGGAAGAGCCGTAACGGCATTTAATGGTTCATTAACAGCTGCGCTTCACCGTATAATTGTTCCGTTAACAACAGGAGCACATGATGAAGGCAACCAAACTGGCCGTAATTACCCTTTTTGTTCTGATGGCCGTAAGCGGTATCGGCGGCGTGATGCTGGCCGGGTATTCGTTTATTGTTCGTGGCGGTGTCGGCTGAGATACTGCGCCAGACGCTCAAAAATGCGATCGACGACGATTGCCGCCAGCGCGACCAGCAACGCCCCCTGCACAATATAGGCCGTATTGAACCCGCTTAAGCCGATGATAATCGGCGTTCCCAGGGTATTGGCTCCCACCGTCGACGCAATGGTCGCCGTCCCGATATTGATGATCACCGACGTGCGGATCCCCGCAAGGATGACCGGTGCCGCCAGGGGGAGTTCAACTTTGCGCAGCCGCTCTGCGCGACTCATCCCCATCCCTTCAGCAACGCTCAGTACCGACGCAGGTACCGCCACAATACCGGCCAGCGTACCCTGCAAAATGGGCAACACACCGTATAAAATCAGCGCAATGATGGCCGGTTGCTGACCAAAGCCCATCACCGGCACTGCAATCGCCAGTACCGCCACCGGCGGAAACGTCTGGCCAATCGCCGCAATGGTCTCCACCAGCGGGCGAAACTCCCGGCCCGCGGGCCGCGTGACCGCGATGCCCGCCCCCACGCCCAGTACAATAGCGATGGCACTTGAGAGCACCACCAGCCAGAGATGGGCCAGGGCGAGATTAATAAAACTCTCCTGCTGATACACCGGGCGCGGTAAGTCGGGGAAAAGCGTGCTAAACAGCGCCGCGCTGTGCGGCATCAGGAACAGCAAAGCGACAAAGAGCACGACCAGCCAGAGCAGCGGATCACGAAGTGCCTTCACGTGTCACCTCCCCTGCCAGCAGATCGCGAAAATGCAGGGTGCCACTTGGCGCGCCCCGGGCATCCGCAACGGGCAACACTTCACACTGACGGGCAACAAACGCCGAAAGCGCATCCCGCAAGCTCATCTGTTCCTGCAGAGGCTCGCCACGCACCGTCGCGTCCTGTCGACGCATATAGTCGCTGACCGTACGCAGCGAGAGCAGCCTGACGCCCAGCTCGCTGCGGCCAAAAAACTCACGCACAAAATCGTTCTTCGGCCAGGTCAGCAGCTCAAGCGGCGTCCCCTGCTGCACCACCTCGCCATGGTCCATCAGCACCAGATGGTCGGCCAGACGCAGCGCCTCATCAATATCGTGCGTCACAAGAATGATTGTTCGCCCCAGAATGCGATGAATGCGGGTCATTTCCGCCTGCAGTGCGGCGCGCGTGACCGGATCCAGCGCGCCGAAGGGTTCATCCATCAGTAACACCTGCGGATTGGCCGCCAGCGCACGCGCCACGCCCACCCGCTGCTGCTGGCCTCCGGAAAGCTGGTGCGGGTAGCGGTCACGCAGCGCAGGTTCTAACCCGAGCAGAGACATCAGTTCATCAACCCGGTCGGCAGTTTTTGCCCGCGACCATTTCTCCAGCTGCAGCACGGTGGCGATGTTCTGCGCGACCGTCCAGTGCGGAAACAGGCCGATGGACTGGATGGCATACCCCATACGACGACGCAGCTCCAGCACAGGCAGGCTGCGGATCTCTTCTCCGGCAAAGCGGATCAGACCGCTGTCATGCTCAACCAGGCGGTTAATCATCTTCAGGGTGGTGGATTTTCCCGACCCCGATGTGCCAATCAGCACGGAAAATGCGCCCTCGGCAAAATTCAGGTTGAGATGGCTTGCCGCCGGACGACCCGCAAAGGTTTTACTGACATCGTGAAATTCAATCATTGGCTCTTCTCCTGAGCAGCGTGAGCCATAAGGCAAACAGCGCGTCGATGACAACCGCCAGCGCAATCGTGGGCACCACGCCCAATAACACCAGGTCCAGGGCGCTACTCAACAGCCCCTGGAAAACCAGCGCGCCAAAGCCGCCCGCGCCAATCAGCGCCGCAATCACCGCCATACCAACGGTTTGCACCGCCACCACCCGCAGGCTGCGCAGCAGCAGGGGCAAAGCCAGCGGCAGCTGGATCTTCCAGAAACATTGTCTCGCGCTCATCCCCATGGCATGGGCACTTTCCAGCACGTCCGGCGCGACCTGGCTCAGCCCGGCCACCACGCCGCGCACCAACGGCAGCAGCGCATAGAGCACCAGCGCGATAAGGGCTGGCGTTAAACCGGTTCCGGCGATCCCCATCGTTCCCAGCACCGGGAACGACTTCACCAGCCCGGCCAGCGGAGCAATCAACAGGCCAAACAGAGCGACGGACGGGATGGTCTGAATCACATTCAGTACGGCAAACACCCCGCCCTGACGTGAAGGATGGCGATAGCACCACATACCCAGCGGTATGCCGAGCAGTAAGGCCGGGATCAGGGTACCGAAGAGGATCGTGAGGTGTTGCGCCAGGGCGTCATTAAACACCTCCTGACGGTTGGCGTACTCTTTTAACAGCGAGAGATTATTCAGCTCACCGCTAAACAGCAGCAGCAATGGAATACACCATATCTGGGCATTGAGTATCCAGCGCCAGACGGATGTTGAGATAAGACGGCGAATAGCATCGCTGCAGGCCAGCAGACACAGCGCCAGCCAGAGCCACAAACCGCTACCCACAGAGGTTCTTGCCAGCGGACTTTCCGCCGAGGTCATGTGCGTTGCTGCAAGCCCGCCTCCCCAGAATAAGGCGATAAACAGCCCTTCACAAAGAAACAACGTCAGCCACTGAGCCGTGCGTCCTTGCCAGAGCGACAACGCAACCCACGCGCCCAGTGCCGTCACCAGTAACCACGGCGTAAATGACCAGACCTGCCAGAGCGAGCGACTCTCCCCCGACATCAGGCGATTCGGGGCCACATTCACAAACGGTAGCGCGACCGCCGCGATGGCCACACAGGCCAACAGCAGCAGTACGCGGTTATGACATTTTATTGGCACAGCCCTGTCCTGTTACTTCACAAGCCCTTGTTGTTTCAGGAAATCGGCGGCCACTTTTTTGGCATCCAGTCCCTCAACGGCAATGCTGGCATTCAGCTGTTGCAGCGTTTTTGCATCCAGCTTTTCGAAGACCGGTTTGAGCCATTCAGCAATATCCGGGTACGCTTTAAGTACCGCTTCCCGCACGACAGGTGCCGGGGCGTAAATCGGCTGTACGCCTTTTGGATCGGTTAAGGTTTGCAGGCCAAGCGCCGCGACCGGGCCGTCGGTGCCGTAAGCCATCGCCGCATTAACACCCGACGTTTGCTGCGCAGCGGCTTTGATGGTCACCGCGGTATCACCGCCCGCCAGAGAGAGCAGCTGGGCCTGATCCAGTTTGAAATCATAGGCTTTTTCAAACGCCGGCAGCGCGTCCGGACGCTCAATAAACTCAGCGGAAGCCGCAAGCTTAAAGTCACCCTTCTCTTTCAGGTAGCGACTCAAATCCGCAAGCGAGGTCAGCTTTCCTTTCTCCGCCACGTCCTTGCGCACCGCGATGGTCCAGGTATTGTTGGCCGGCGCCGGCGTCAGCCAGACCAGCTTATTTTGCTCAGCGTCGAGTTTTTTGACTTTTTCATACCCGGCTTTGGCATTTTTCCACGCCGGATCGTTTTCATCTTTGAAGAAGAACGCGCCGTTGCCGGTGTATTCCGGGTAGATATCCAGCTCGCCGGAGGTAATCGCGCCGCGTACCACAGGCGTGGTTCCCAGCTGGACTTTATTGACGGTTTTAACACCGTGGCTTTCCAGTACCTGCAGAATAATGTTACCGAGCAGCGCACCTTCGGTATCTATCTTGGAACCCACTTTTACCGGTTCTGCCGCCTGTAATGGCAGACTCAGCGCCGCCAGTAACACCGCTGAACCCAACATCCCCTTTGCAATCGTCATTCCACTGTCCTCATTTTTTTGCTGCCTTTTTCAGAGGCTTGAGAGAAAAGCGTAGCTTAAAACGGCGGAATTAACCGTCAAAATGCCTTTTTAACATAAGGTAAGACGCATCCCCCGCAAAGCGGGGGATGCAAGGGAGGGAAATGTCAGAGCAGCTCGAACTCGCCTTTATTTACGCGGGCGGAATCGACCCCGATAAAGACGTTAAACTTGCCTGGCTCCGCATCATATTTCATCTGCTGGTTCCAGAACTTCAGCGCATCCACGTCGATGGGGAAGCTGATGGTTTTGGTTTCGCCCGGCTTCAGGTTGACCTTCTCGAAGCCACGCAGCTGTTTCACCGGACGGCTCATGGAGGCGGTCACATCCTGGACGTACATCTGAATGACCGTTGCCCCTTCGCGTTTACCGGTGTTGCTCACCTCGACGCTTGCGGTAACTTTGCCGTCACGCTTCAGGGTCGGCGCAGACATTTTGACGTCAGAAACCTTGAAGGTGGTGTAGCTCAGACCGTAACCAAACGGATACAGCGGGCCGTTCGCTTCATCGAAGTAACGGGAGGTGTACTTATTCGGTTTGTCGGCGTTGTACGGACGGCCGGTATTCAGGTGGCTGTAGTAAACCGGGATCTGCCCGACCGAGCGCGGGAAGGACATTGGCAGCTTGCCTGACGGGTTGTAATCGCCAAACAGCACGTCGGCAATCGCGTTACCGCCTTCGGTACCGGCGAACCAGGTTTCCAGGATCGCGTCGGCCTGCTGGTCTTCTTTGACCAGCGCCAGCGGACGACCGTTCATCAACACCAGCACCAGCGGCTTGCCGGTCGCCTTCAGGGCGGCAATCAGATCGCGCTGGCTTTGCGGAATGGTGATGTCGGTACGGCTGGAGGCTTCATGCGCCATTCCCTGCGCTTCCCCCACTACCGCAACAACCACGTCAGATTGCTTAGCGGTGTTCACCGCTTCATCAATCATCTCTTTCGGCGAACGCGGATCGACCTTCACCGCCTCTTCGTACTGATTGAGGAAGGTGACAATGTCTTTATCGTTGGTGACGTTCGCCCCTTTGGCGTAAACCACTTTCGCATTCTCACCCACGGCGTTCTTGATACCGGTCAGCACCGTGACGGACTGATCGGCCACCCCCGCTGCAGACCAGCTCCCCATCACGTCGCGCTTGCTGTCAGCCAGCGGGCCCACCACGGCAATGGTGCCGGATTTCTTCAGCGGCAGCGTGTCGAGGCGGTTTTTCAGCAGCACCAGACTTTCGCGTGCCACATCGCGGGCCTCTTTGCGGTGCAAACGGCTTTCCGCGTTGGTGTTCGCCGGGTCAGAATCTTTCGGCCCCAGGTGGCTGTACGGGTCGTTAAACAGCCCCATGTCATATTTCACGTTCAGCACGTGGCGCGTGGCGTCATCCAGCTCCGCCATGGTCACCTTACCGCTCTTCACCAGCCCCGGCAGGTATTTGCTGTAGTACTCATCGCTCATGCTCATGTTGATGCCGGACTTGAGCGCCACGCGTACCGCGTCTTCCGGATCGGAGGCGGTACCGTGCTTAATGAGCTCTTTAATGGCGCCGTGGTCAGAGACGGTGATGCCCTTAAAGCCCCACTGGTCACGCAGAACGTCTTTCAGCAGCCACGAATCGGAGGTCGCCGGCGTGCCGTTGAGGGAGTTCAGCGCCACCATCACCGCGCCGCTGCCGGCATCCAGCCCCGCTTTGTACGGTGGCATGTAGTCGTTGAACAGCCGCTGCGGGCTCATATCCACGGTGTTGTACTCTTTACCCCCTTCCACGGCGCCATAGGCCGCGAAGTGTTTGACGCTGGTCATCACCGCGTAGCGATCTGCCGGGCTCTTGCCCTGCATCGCTTCCACCATGGTTTTCCCCATCGTGGCTGTTAAATAGGTATCTTCACCGAACCCTTCTGAGCCGCGGCCCCAGCGCGGATCGCGGGAGACGTCCACCATCGGTGCCCAGGTCATATTCAGGCCATCATCCGCCGCTTCATAGGCGGAAACGCGCCCCACGGTTTTCACCGCATCAAGGTTAAAGGACGATGCCAGACCAAGGCTAATCGGGAAGACGGTACGCTGACCGTGCACCACGTCATAGGCGAAGAACAGCGGAATTTTCAGGCGGCTGAGTTCCATCACCTGATCCTGCATTTTGCGGATATCCGGGCGGGTGACGGTGTTAAAAATAGCCCCGACCTGCCCGTCTTTGATCATCTCGCGGATGGCCTCTTTCGGGTTATCCGGGCCGACGCTGATAAGACGCAACTGGCCAATTTTCTCATCGACCGTCATTTTCTTGAGCAATTCCGTGACAAACGCGTCCCGGGCTTCAGGCGTGAGCGGGTGATTGCCAAACAAATCCTCTGCCAGCGCAGGTTGCAGCGCCAGGCTGACGGCGACACCTACAGAACATAGCCATTTCATGTCGTTTTACTCTCTCATCAATAACCGCCGGAAGAACTCGGCCAGACCGTGCGAAAAGCGCAGTGTGCCACAAACCCTCAGAACGTTGCAGGGTTATTCTCTGATTTTTCTCGTGAATACTCGACCGCTTAACAGTTAATCGCGCTATGCTTTACAGCGAGAAATTTGCCCCACCACAAGGAGTGGAAGATGTCTTCTGTTCGAACTCACGATAACACGACGTTTATTAACGAACTGTCGCGCCTGGTTGGCTCCTCTCACCTGCTTACCGACCCGGCAAAAACCGCCCGCTACCGTAAGGGCTTTCGTTCCGGTCAGGGCGAGGCGCTGGCGGTGGTATTTCCCGGCACGCTGCTTGAACTCTGGCGCGTCCTGAGCGCCTGCGTGGCCGCCGACAAAATTATTCTCATGCAGGCGGCTAACACCGGCCTGACTGAAGGCTCAACGCCGAACGGCAACGATTACGATCGTGACATCGTGATCATCAGCACCCTGCGTCTCGACAAACTGCATCTGCTGGATAAAGGCGAGCAGGTGCTCGCGTTCCCTGGCACGACGCTCTACTCCCTTGAAAAAGCGCTTAAGCCGCTGGGACGCGAGCCGCATTCGGTCATTGGCTCATCCTGTATTGGCGCCTCCGTGATCGGCGGGATCTGCAATAACTCCGGCGGTTCGCTGGTGCAGCGCGGCCCGGCTTACACCGAGATGTCACTTTTTGCCCGTATCGATGAAAACGGCAAGCTGACCCTGGTCAACCATCTGGGCATTGATCTTGGCGTTACGCCGGAGCAGATCCTGAGTAAGCTCGACGACGATCGGGTGAAAGATGAAGACGTCCAGCACGACGGTCGTCATGCTCACGACCACGATTACATCACCCGCGTACGGGATATCGAAGCGGATACCCCGGCACGTTACAACGCCGACCCTGACCGCCTGTTTGAATCTTCGGGCTGTGCGGGCAAGCTGGCTGTTTTTGCCGTGCGCCTCGACACCTTCCCGGCCGAGAAAAAACAGCAGGTGTTCTACATCGGCACCAATCAGCCGGACGTGCTGACCGAGATCCGTCGTCATATTCTGGGCGAGTTCGCTCACCTGCCGGTGGCGGGCGAGTACATGCACCGTGATATTTATGACATCGCGGAACGCTACGGCAAAGATACGTTCCTGATGATCGACAAGCTCGGCACCGATAAAATGCCGTTCTTCTTCACCATGAAGGGCCGTACCGACGCGATGCTGGAAAAAGTGCCGCTGTTTAAACCCCACTTTACCGACCGCTTTATGCAGAAACTGGGCAACGTCTTCCCGTCACATCTGCCGGAGCGGATGAAAACCTGGCGCGATAAGTACGAGCATCACCTGCTGCTGAAAATGGCCGGGGACGGAATTGCCGAAGCGCAAACCTGGCTCAGTGAATTCTTCAAAACTGCCGAAGGCGATTTCTTTGCCTGTACCCCTGAAGAGGGCAGCAAAGCCTTCCTGCACCGTTTCGCCGCTGCGGGTGCCGCCATTCGTTATCAGGCGGTGCATTCAGACGAGGTGGAAGACATTCTGGCGCTGGATATCGCCCTTCGCCGCAACGATACCGAGTGGTTTGAACACCTGCCGCCGGAAATCGACAGCAAGCTGGTCCACAAGCTCTATTACGGCCACTTTATGTGCTACGTCTTCCACCAGGATTACATCGTTAAGAAAGGGGTCGATGCGCACGCGCTTAAAGAGCAGATGCTCGCGCTGCTGCACGCGCGAGGCGCACAATATCCTGCGGAACATAACGTGGGGCATCTTTATAAGGCTCCTGACGCACTTAAGCAGTTTTATCGCGAGAATGACCCCACAAACAGCATGAACCCCGGCATTGGTAAAACAACGCGGAATAAATACTGGAAAGAGAGTCCTGACGCGGAGCAGCCCGTGACGCAAGCATCTGATTAATTCCCACAGCCAAATTTGAGAGATTGTTAAGCGCGCCTTAATCGTACTAGAGTAGCGTTCTGTCGCCGGAGAAACGTTTCTCCGGCATCTGTTACGAGGAGCAGGCACATCATGTCGGCTGTTGATATTTTATCCGAAA from Enterobacter ludwigii includes the following:
- a CDS encoding ABC transporter substrate-binding protein — its product is MTIAKGMLGSAVLLAALSLPLQAAEPVKVGSKIDTEGALLGNIILQVLESHGVKTVNKVQLGTTPVVRGAITSGELDIYPEYTGNGAFFFKDENDPAWKNAKAGYEKVKKLDAEQNKLVWLTPAPANNTWTIAVRKDVAEKGKLTSLADLSRYLKEKGDFKLAASAEFIERPDALPAFEKAYDFKLDQAQLLSLAGGDTAVTIKAAAQQTSGVNAAMAYGTDGPVAALGLQTLTDPKGVQPIYAPAPVVREAVLKAYPDIAEWLKPVFEKLDAKTLQQLNASIAVEGLDAKKVAADFLKQQGLVK
- a CDS encoding ABC transporter ATP-binding protein codes for the protein MIEFHDVSKTFAGRPAASHLNLNFAEGAFSVLIGTSGSGKSTTLKMINRLVEHDSGLIRFAGEEIRSLPVLELRRRMGYAIQSIGLFPHWTVAQNIATVLQLEKWSRAKTADRVDELMSLLGLEPALRDRYPHQLSGGQQQRVGVARALAANPQVLLMDEPFGALDPVTRAALQAEMTRIHRILGRTIILVTHDIDEALRLADHLVLMDHGEVVQQGTPLELLTWPKNDFVREFFGRSELGVRLLSLRTVSDYMRRQDATVRGEPLQEQMSLRDALSAFVARQCEVLPVADARGAPSGTLHFRDLLAGEVTREGTS
- a CDS encoding ABC transporter permease; its protein translation is MPIKCHNRVLLLLACVAIAAVALPFVNVAPNRLMSGESRSLWQVWSFTPWLLVTALGAWVALSLWQGRTAQWLTLFLCEGLFIALFWGGGLAATHMTSAESPLARTSVGSGLWLWLALCLLACSDAIRRLISTSVWRWILNAQIWCIPLLLLFSGELNNLSLLKEYANRQEVFNDALAQHLTILFGTLIPALLLGIPLGMWCYRHPSRQGGVFAVLNVIQTIPSVALFGLLIAPLAGLVKSFPVLGTMGIAGTGLTPALIALVLYALLPLVRGVVAGLSQVAPDVLESAHAMGMSARQCFWKIQLPLALPLLLRSLRVVAVQTVGMAVIAALIGAGGFGALVFQGLLSSALDLVLLGVVPTIALAVVIDALFALWLTLLRRRAND
- the dld gene encoding D-lactate dehydrogenase; the protein is MSSVRTHDNTTFINELSRLVGSSHLLTDPAKTARYRKGFRSGQGEALAVVFPGTLLELWRVLSACVAADKIILMQAANTGLTEGSTPNGNDYDRDIVIISTLRLDKLHLLDKGEQVLAFPGTTLYSLEKALKPLGREPHSVIGSSCIGASVIGGICNNSGGSLVQRGPAYTEMSLFARIDENGKLTLVNHLGIDLGVTPEQILSKLDDDRVKDEDVQHDGRHAHDHDYITRVRDIEADTPARYNADPDRLFESSGCAGKLAVFAVRLDTFPAEKKQQVFYIGTNQPDVLTEIRRHILGEFAHLPVAGEYMHRDIYDIAERYGKDTFLMIDKLGTDKMPFFFTMKGRTDAMLEKVPLFKPHFTDRFMQKLGNVFPSHLPERMKTWRDKYEHHLLLKMAGDGIAEAQTWLSEFFKTAEGDFFACTPEEGSKAFLHRFAAAGAAIRYQAVHSDEVEDILALDIALRRNDTEWFEHLPPEIDSKLVHKLYYGHFMCYVFHQDYIVKKGVDAHALKEQMLALLHARGAQYPAEHNVGHLYKAPDALKQFYRENDPTNSMNPGIGKTTRNKYWKESPDAEQPVTQASD
- the bglX gene encoding beta-glucosidase BglX, which translates into the protein MKWLCSVGVAVSLALQPALAEDLFGNHPLTPEARDAFVTELLKKMTVDEKIGQLRLISVGPDNPKEAIREMIKDGQVGAIFNTVTRPDIRKMQDQVMELSRLKIPLFFAYDVVHGQRTVFPISLGLASSFNLDAVKTVGRVSAYEAADDGLNMTWAPMVDVSRDPRWGRGSEGFGEDTYLTATMGKTMVEAMQGKSPADRYAVMTSVKHFAAYGAVEGGKEYNTVDMSPQRLFNDYMPPYKAGLDAGSGAVMVALNSLNGTPATSDSWLLKDVLRDQWGFKGITVSDHGAIKELIKHGTASDPEDAVRVALKSGINMSMSDEYYSKYLPGLVKSGKVTMAELDDATRHVLNVKYDMGLFNDPYSHLGPKDSDPANTNAESRLHRKEARDVARESLVLLKNRLDTLPLKKSGTIAVVGPLADSKRDVMGSWSAAGVADQSVTVLTGIKNAVGENAKVVYAKGANVTNDKDIVTFLNQYEEAVKVDPRSPKEMIDEAVNTAKQSDVVVAVVGEAQGMAHEASSRTDITIPQSQRDLIAALKATGKPLVLVLMNGRPLALVKEDQQADAILETWFAGTEGGNAIADVLFGDYNPSGKLPMSFPRSVGQIPVYYSHLNTGRPYNADKPNKYTSRYFDEANGPLYPFGYGLSYTTFKVSDVKMSAPTLKRDGKVTASVEVSNTGKREGATVIQMYVQDVTASMSRPVKQLRGFEKVNLKPGETKTISFPIDVDALKFWNQQMKYDAEPGKFNVFIGVDSARVNKGEFELL